The nucleotide sequence TGACAATAACGACATGTTGCAGCTTGATCCGGGCAGCCGGGCTGGCAGGCATGCTGGCTGGACGCATGGGGCTGCTTTCGCGCCCCATGCCGGCGTCAGACAGGAGCGACGACCGTGATACGGATATCGCCCACGCTGACGACCTGACCGGCGCGGATCTTGGCAGTCTTGCGCAATTCCTTCTTGCCATCGACCTTCACCACGCCGCTATCGACCATGACCTTGCCAGCGCCACCACTGTCGCACAAGCCCACCAGCTTCAACAGCTGGTTCAGCTCGACGAACTCGGATGTTAAATCAAAGCTTACTTTTTGCATTGTATCCCTTATTGCAATGATGTGTTTTAAACACTTGGTGACGGCATCAACTAAGGTCATAGTTTACATGAAGCCAGGGATAATGCAGGCTGAGCTTTAACTTTTGTTGGGTCGCGTCATCTCCAATGGCACGATCCATGCACTGAATTGCTCTTCCGTCACAAAGCCCAGGGCCAGAGCCGCTTCCTTCAATGTCGTGCCTTCGTGCTGGGCCTGCTTGGCAATTTGCGCCGCCTTGTCGTAGCCGATGTGGGGCGCCAGCGCCGTGACCAGCATCAGGGAGCGCTCCATCAGTTCGGCGATGCGACCACGGTTCGGCGCGATGCCGTGTGCGCAATGCTCGTCGAAGCTGCGCATGCCGTCGCCCAGCAGGCGCGCGCTTTGCAGGAAGTTGTGCGCGATCAGGGGCTTGAAGACGTTCAGTTCGAAATTGCCCGAGGCGCCGCCCACCGTGATGGCGACATCGTTGCCAAACACCTGGCAGCACAGCATGGTCAGTGCTTCGCACTGGGTAGGATTGACCTTGCCCGGCATGATGGAGCTGCCCGGCTCGTTTTCGGGGATGGTGATTTCACCGAGGCCGGAACGGGGGCCGGAGGCCATCCAGCGCACGTCGTTGGCGATCTTCATCAGGGCCGTGGCCAGGGTTTTCAGCGCGCCATGGGCAGCCACCAGTGCATCATGGGCGGCCAGGGCAGCAAACTTGTTGCTGGCTGTCTCGAACGGCTGGCCCGTCAGGCGCGCCAGTTCCGCGGCGATGCGGTCCGCAAATTCCACGTGGGTATTCAAGCCCGTGCCCACGGCCGTGCCGCCGGCGGCCAGTTGCAGCAGCGGCGGCAACGATGCAGTGATGATGTGCTCGGCAAAGTCCAGCTGCGCCACATAGCCGGAAAATTCCTGGCCCAGGGTCAGCGGCGTCGCATCCTGCAAATGGGTGCGGCCGATCTTGACGATGTCGGCAAACTCCGTGGCTTTTGCGTCGAGCGTGGCGCGCAGCTGGCGTAGCGGCGGCAAGACTGTATTGGCGACTGCCAGGGCGGCCGCCACATGGATGGCGGTCGGAAAAATGTCATTCGAGGACTGGCCCAGGTTGACGTCGTCGTTAGGATGCAGCAAGCGCTCTTCTCCCCGCAAGCCGCCGATCAGCTCGGAACCGCGGTTGGCCAGCACTTCGTTCATGTTCATATTGCTTTGCGTGCCAGAGCCCGTT is from Janthinobacterium sp. 61 and encodes:
- a CDS encoding RNA-binding S4 domain-containing protein: MQKVSFDLTSEFVELNQLLKLVGLCDSGGAGKVMVDSGVVKVDGKKELRKTAKIRAGQVVSVGDIRITVVAPV
- the fumC gene encoding class II fumarate hydratase; the protein is MSSRIERDSFGPIDVPADRLWGAQTQRSLEHFHISTEKMPPELIAALATVKRAAAHVNLDLGLLDGKKAIAITQAADEVLAGKHDAEFPLAVWQTGSGTQSNMNMNEVLANRGSELIGGLRGEERLLHPNDDVNLGQSSNDIFPTAIHVAAALAVANTVLPPLRQLRATLDAKATEFADIVKIGRTHLQDATPLTLGQEFSGYVAQLDFAEHIITASLPPLLQLAAGGTAVGTGLNTHVEFADRIAAELARLTGQPFETASNKFAALAAHDALVAAHGALKTLATALMKIANDVRWMASGPRSGLGEITIPENEPGSSIMPGKVNPTQCEALTMLCCQVFGNDVAITVGGASGNFELNVFKPLIAHNFLQSARLLGDGMRSFDEHCAHGIAPNRGRIAELMERSLMLVTALAPHIGYDKAAQIAKQAQHEGTTLKEAALALGFVTEEQFSAWIVPLEMTRPNKS